One window of the Streptomyces sp. TS71-3 genome contains the following:
- a CDS encoding DUF6328 family protein: MNEQPAENARNETPLERADRNFAELLQELRVTQTGVQILFAFLLTLAFAARFPSLDDAQRGVYVGTLLLAVIATALFLAPAALHRSLFRRHAKPQIVEMSSRLAIAGMVALALALTGSVLLVVDVALGRAAGIGCGVGVFVLHTALWGVMPMVVRHRMSRPGRTSLPGEGPQDAPSGR; the protein is encoded by the coding sequence ATGAACGAGCAGCCTGCCGAGAACGCACGCAATGAGACCCCCCTGGAGCGGGCGGACCGCAACTTCGCCGAACTGCTCCAGGAGTTGCGGGTCACCCAGACCGGTGTGCAGATCCTCTTCGCGTTCCTGCTCACCCTGGCCTTCGCCGCCCGCTTTCCCTCGCTGGACGACGCCCAGCGCGGCGTGTACGTGGGGACGCTGCTGCTCGCGGTGATCGCCACGGCGCTCTTCCTGGCGCCCGCGGCGCTGCACCGCTCGCTGTTCCGGCGCCATGCCAAGCCGCAGATCGTGGAGATGTCCTCGCGGCTGGCGATCGCCGGCATGGTCGCGCTGGCGCTGGCGCTGACCGGTTCCGTGCTGCTGGTCGTGGACGTGGCGCTCGGCAGGGCGGCGGGGATCGGTTGCGGCGTCGGGGTGTTCGTGCTGCACACCGCGCTGTGGGGCGTCATGCCGATGGTCGTGAGGCACCGGATGTCCCGCCCGGGCCGGACCTCCCTGCCCGGCGAGGGTCCGCAGGACGCACCGTCCGGCCGGTGA
- a CDS encoding ATP-binding protein has translation MADLQEASVTLPSDPASVSAARTYVSNLLTQWGLPGEAEAADTVRLIVSELATNAVQHTLGQSPTFTVDVALERDEHLRIGVTDSHPRHPRRLPGAVQQDNGRGMVIIRWLIAEYGGRLFVDPTPEGGKTVWITLPWGAPVREGPLTG, from the coding sequence ATGGCAGACCTACAGGAAGCATCCGTCACTCTGCCGAGCGATCCAGCCTCGGTCTCCGCCGCGCGCACGTACGTCAGCAACCTCCTCACGCAGTGGGGGTTGCCGGGTGAGGCGGAGGCGGCCGACACCGTGCGGCTGATCGTCTCCGAACTCGCCACCAACGCCGTTCAGCACACCCTGGGACAGTCGCCCACCTTCACCGTCGACGTCGCCCTGGAGCGCGACGAGCACCTGCGCATCGGCGTCACGGACAGCCATCCGCGGCACCCCAGGAGACTTCCCGGGGCCGTCCAGCAGGACAACGGCCGGGGCATGGTGATCATCCGCTGGCTGATCGCGGAGTACGGCGGCAGGCTCTTCGTCGACCCCACCCCCGAGGGCGGCAAGACGGTGTGGATCACGCTGCCCTGGGGGGCGCCCGTGCGCGAGGGACCGCTGACCGGATAG